The genomic interval ATAAGCGGTAAGCGAAGCCAAGACTTTTAATCGAAACACTAACCTATAAGCTCTAAATCTTGGCTACAGCGTGGAAATCGCTTATTTTAGTAACAGGGGCTTATGGAAATTTTATAAAATCAAAAGAGAAAAACTAAACAAGACAAGGTAAATTCTCTTTGATTTTTATGGAAGTATCATACAAAATTTAGTAGCCAATTCTTACGAGTGAATGAAAGTTTAAAATTTGCAAAGACGGCTTGATTAAATTTGCAATTTTTTATTCAAAAAGTAGGCAAAAGGACTTAATTTTACTTCTCAGGCTCGCAACTGCGTGGCAGACACGAAGTCCATCCCTTCATCCCCCTTTAATCCCCCAAATCCCTCGCACATTCAAGGGGCATGCTCTAGTGCTTTGCACTGCATGCGGTCTAAACTCTATCAAATTTTAAAATTTACGAGCGAGCATATCACACTTCTAAATTTAGTGGCGAATGTTTATGAGCCCTAAAATTAGTAAGTTGCTAAGGCTGGTGAGTAAGATTTTAAAATTTGTAAAGATAGTAAAATTCTATTTTTAAAATAAAGACTTTGAGTTTTAAAAATTTATATAGTTTTTGGATTAAATTTAAAATAGCCAGCTGCAATTTTAGCAGCTGGCTAAAATTTTAGTTTTTATGTATGCGAAGGTAGCTATTTAGTGCGCCAACATAGGCTTTTGCGCTTGCCATCATAGTATCTATGTCAAGTCCATGGCCTATTACAGCCGTTTTACCCTCAAACTCGACCTTTACATCAACCTTTGCAAGTGCATCCTTGCCTTGAGAAACAGACGCCACTTTATAGTCTTTTAGCGTGCCGCTAATGCCACTAATGCGATCAACCACCTTAAATATCGCATCAGCAGTACCATTTCCTAGAGCTGAGTCACTGATGATCTCATCGTTGTGTTTTATGCTAATTGAAGCACTCGCAAGGCTTCCGCCGCTACTTTGAAGAAGAGCCGTGATCTCATAAGCTTGTGGAATTTTTGTAATCTCTTCAGCCACAAGAGCCCTAATATCATCATCAAATATCTCTTTTTTCTTATCAGCTAGCTCTTTAAATTTTTCAAAAGCCTTATTAAGAGCATCGCTATCAAGGTCAAATCCAAGGCTAGCAAGCTTATCTTTAAACGCGTGACGACCGCTATGCTTACCTAGAACAAGGGAATTTTTCTCAAGACCTATACTCTCAGCGCTAATTATCTCATAGGTCTCTTTGTGTTTTAGCACGCCGTCTTGATGTATGCCGCTCTCATGAGCAAATGCGTTTTTACCAACGATAGCTTTGTTTGGTTGAGGCTCAATGCCTATAATACTAGCGATCAGTCTTGAAGTTGGATAAATTTCTTTTGAGATAATGTCTGTATAAAATGGAGCAAAGACGTCTTGGCGGGTTTTGATAGCCATCACGATCTCTTCAAGCGCAGCATTTCCAGCACGCTCACCTATGCCATTTATCGTACCTTCGACCTGCCTTGCACCAGCTTTTATAGCCGCTAACGAGTTTGCCGTAGCCATGCCTAAGTCATTGTGATTATGCACAGAGATTATTGCTCTATCGCCTACAAATTTTACTATTTCACTAATGCGAGCAGTTATCTCTTCAGGATATAAATAACCAACCGTATCAGGGATATTTAAGGTTTTTGCACCCGCATTTATGGCAGCATCACAAATTTCTTTTAAAAAGCTCATTTCACTTCTACAAGCGTCCTCGCAGCTAAACTCCACATCATCGCAAAAGGTTTTTGCGTATTTTATAGACTCGATTGCACGTTTTATTACTTCATCTGGGCTCATTTTTAGCTTGTACTCCATATGAATTGGACTTGTCGCTATAAATGTATGAATTCTCTTATTTTTAGCTGGAGCTAATGCCTCGCCAGCTGCCTTGATATCACGCTCAACTGCGCGTGCAAGAGAGCAAACCGTGATATTTGAGGCTTGCTTTGCTATTTGATTTACCGCATCAAAATCCCCTGGGCTTGCTGCTGCAAATCCAGCCTCCATAACATCCACGCCAAGCCTTTCAAGCTGAAGTGCGATCTGTAGTTTTTCGGCTGTATTCATCGATGCACCAGGGCTTTGCTCGCCATCTCTTAAAGTTGTATCAAAGATTATAATTTTATTCTTATCCATTTTTGTCCTTTTTTATTTTTTATATTTAAATTTTAAATTTGATGAGTTAAGTAAAGAAAAATTTGCTACCTAAGTAGCAGCAGTAGAGAGTTTTTGATTTCGATTTTTGGTAAAAATTTACGTGATTTTATGACGCCATTTTCGCTCATTCGCTCTCCTTTTTTTTGGAATTTTTACTAAACATTATAGTGGCTCTTACTATGCCATAAAGCATATAGACGCTCATAACCAAAGTCGCACTTTCAAATGGATATAGATAAAGCATCGAAAACGCAACTACAAGAGCTACTAAAATTCTTATCACGTGGGTTTGCTTTAAATTTATTTTTTTAAAGCTTGGATAGCGGATGTTGCTAACCATTAAAGCTGCCAGAGTAGCTTCAAGTAGCATCAAGCACCACTCAAATCCTTCTAAAAAAGTATAGTCGATATAAATACCAACCCAAAGTACGCTCACAATAGCTGCTGATGGTATAGGAAGCCCGATAAAAACATTTGGCTCATATGTACCAGTAGTGACATTAAAACGAGCAAGCCTAATAGCTCCAAAAACCACAAACATAGCAGCTATAAGCGCTCCAAATCTGCCAAAATTTTTACCAATAGTCAAATAAAATAAAATAGCTGGCGCTACACCAAAAGCAACAAGATCTGCAAGGCTATCAAACTCTACCCCAAATTTACTAGTTGTCTTTGTAAGTCTAGCCACACGTCCATCAAGTCCATCTAAAATAAGCGATAAGATTATATAAATAATGGCTTTAAAATAGTTGCCTTGAATAGATGAAATAATGCTAATAACACCCAAAAAAGCACTAGCTGCTGTAAATAAATTTGGCAAGATATACATTAGTTGCATCTTTTGTATGTTATTCATCTCTTTTTCCCTCTTCAAAATATCCCAAAAGTGAAGCAGCCTTTACGCTTTCTCCAACGCTTACACATATCTTAGTATCTCTTGGTAGGTATAAAATCACCTCACCACTTCCTAAAAAACCAAATTTTCTAGATGCTTTCAGGCTAGTAACATTTGAAATTTCTAAACTTCGACTGAAAGCTCCAGCTATAATTTTCATAACAAATTTTATATTCTCTTTTTCAAAGCGAATAATCGCTCTTTCATTTAAAAATTCTGAAATTTTCATAGCTTGACACAAAAATAAGCCATGTCTTTTGCGTATTTCAGCTACTTTTACATCACTTACAGCCCTTAATGTACCAACATCAAAAAAAGATTTTTTTATGACGATCTTAGCTACTTCATTATTGTCAAAATTTGAAGCACTGATCTCTTTTATCTTGCCATCAATTGGCGATAGTAAAGCCAATTTATCATCAGAAAATGGCTCTCTCTCAGGGTCTCTAAAAAAATAAAGACTCAAAAAGAATAAAATAGCAAAAAATAGTGGCAAGATCCCAAACAGCAAAGATAAAACAAATAAAATTAGAAAAAATAATATAAATTTATATCCTGCTTTCGCGATATAGCCACTCATTTTTATTCCTCTTTTTTACTCTTTTCGTCTTCTTCGGTCTCTACAAGTCTGCTCTCTAGACTATTTTCGATCTCATAGTTTTTAATGATCTCTCTAACTCTTTTTCCTTCGATTGTTTCTTCTTCATAAAGTGCTGATACCATATTTTCAATAGCTCCTTTATAAATTTCAAGCAAACCAAGCACAGCCGTGTATCTTTCATGAAGAAGTGTTTTTACAAACTCATCAACCTTTTCAGCCATCTTATCACTATAGTCTTTGATGCTTTGACCGCCATTTAAAAACGTAGCACGTTGCTTTTCAAGCACCATAAGACCAGCAACATCACTCATACCATACATACTAACCATAGCTTTTATGATATCAGTTGCACGCTCTAGGTCGTTGCTAGCTCCGGTTGAAATTTCTTTAATAAACACCTCTTCAGCAGCCCTACCAGCCAAAAGCACATCTACTTCTGCTATCAGTTCATGCTTTTGCATCATAAATTTATTCTCTTCAGGCGTGTTTAGAGTATAGCCAAGTGCCGCAAGACCACGTGGTACGACTGAGACTTTTGTTACCCTTTTTGCACCTTTTGTTAGTTCAGCTATCAAGGCGTGACCACACTCATGATAAGTGACGATTCTTTTTTCTTTTGGATTTACGCGGCGAGACTTTTTCTCAAGTCCAGCAATCGATCTCTCAACGGCCTCCACAAGATCAGCCTGCTCGACAAAGGTCTTTGACTTACGTCCTGCAAGAAGTGCAGCCTCATTTATAATATTTTCAAGATCAGCACCAGCTAAACCGGTCGTAAGCCTTGCAATATCTTCGATATTTACATCTTTGCCAATCTTTACATCTTTCATATGAACTTTTAAAATGTCGCAGCGTCCTTTAAAATCAGGCTTATCAACAAGCACTTGCCTGTCAAATCTACCTGGCCTTAAAAGCGCAGCGTCCAAAACTTCAGGTCTATTTGTAGCCGCTATAACGATAACTGGCGACTTGTCCGCATCAAAGCCGTCCATCTCAGAAAGAAGCTGATTTAGTGTTTGCTCTCTCTCGTCATTGCCGCCCATCGGACCAGAATTTCTACTTTTGCCGATCGCATCGATCTCATCTATAAAAACAATCGCTGGAGCCTCTTTTTTAGCATTCTCAAAAAGATCTCTAACTCTGCTTGCGCCAACGCCGACAAACATCTCTATAAAGCTTGATGCTGACATAGAGAAAAACGGCACACTAGCCTCACCCGCAACTGCTCTTGCAAGAAGTGTTTTACCAGTGCCTGGAGGGCCAACTAGCAAAATTCCCTTTGGAATTTTTGCCCCAAGTCTTAGATATTTATCAGGACTTTTTAGATAATCAACTATCTCTTGAACCTCTTCTTTTGCTTCTTCAACGCCTGCAACATCGTCAAATTTTACTTTTGGCTTTTCAGAATTTATAAGTTTTTTTGCACTTCCTATGCCAAGTATGCCACCACCGATGTTCTTTTGCATACGACTAGCAATAAACATCCAAATAGCAAAAAATATAAATACTGGAATAATCCATGAAAATATAAGATCGCCAAACCAGTTATTTTCGCTATAAACGCTATAAGTTATGCCATTTTGCTCAAGTATACCAATGAGAGTTGGATCATTTATGCGTTTTGCAAGATAGATAGTTTTGTCACTACCTATGCCTTTTATGGTAGTCTCTGAGATAGCAACCTCATTTAGCTGCTTATTTTTTAACATATCTTTAAACTCAGAATAAGCTACCATTTTACTCTGGGCATTACTATTTAGCCCAAAAGAGCCACCTAGTCCGTCTCCACTAAAGCTTCTAAAAGCTAAAACTATAACTATTGCAAAAATGGCAAAAATGAAAATAGGATTTTTATTAAAAAAACCGTTATTGTTGCCATTATTTTGGTTATTATTTTGGTTATTCATCTATTTCCTTATAAACAAAGCTACTCCAATCGTTACTTTGTTTTATCTCAATTAGCTCCAAATCCTTAAACGTATCTTTAATCCTATCTTCGTATTTGCTTAAAATTCCTGACAATACCAAGTAGCCGCCTTTTTTAAGCGATTTTTTTAAGTCATTTGAGAGCATAAAAATGACATCAGCAATGATATTTGCTACAACAATGTCATATTTTTGCTCTAAATTCGCGATAGAGCCTGTCCAAATTTTATTAAATTTAATCCCATTCAATTCGGCGTTGCTAAGTGAGCTTTGTGTGGCTTGCTCGTCTGTATCGCAAGCATTGACCTTGCAACCAAGCTTTGCCAGGGCAATACTTAAAATTCCACTTCCACAACCTACATCTAAAGCGGTATTGCCACTTTTTGCATATTTTTGTAAAAGTTGTAAACAAGAATTTGTGCTTTCATGGTGCCCTGAGCCAAAGGCTAGAGCTGGGTCAATTATGATATTTGTTACGCCATTAAGTGGCTCTTCCCAGCTAGGTCTAACATAAATTTTATCAACCAAAATAGGCTTAACTGCCTTTTTATATTCACCTAGCCAGTCTTTATTTTCTTTTAAATTAAGAGAAATTTTTAAATCATTTGAAATTTTACGAACACTAGAGAGCCCTTTTGCATACTCTTCGATACCCCAAGCTATATCTTTTAGATCATACTCTTCCCTGATGATGATCTCGTGATCTAGCTCTTCAACACAGGTAACTCCAAAAGAGAAAACTAGCTCTAAAATTTCATCATAAAAATTTGATGTTTTTATGCTTAATTCGTAGAATTTATCTTTCATTAACCAAGAACGTCTTCAAGCTTCTCTTTTAAGACTTGTGGAGTAAAAGGTTTAACGATGTAGTTATTAACTCCTGCTTTTAAAGCCGTTATAACTTCAGCTTTTCCGCCTTCTGTTGTTACCATTATGATAGGCATATCAACATACTTCTGCTCTGCTCTTACCTTTTTAACAAGCTCAAGACCGTTCATCTCAGGCATATTCCAGTCAGTGATAAGAACTTCGATACCTTCATTTTGAGTTAAGATATTCCAAGCCTCAAGACCGTGCTCAGCCTCAAGAATTTCTTGATGTCCTAACCTTTGTAAAGTATTTTTTATGATTCTTCTCATTGTTGAACTGTCATCTACAACCAAAATCTTCACATAATATCCTTTTAGTAAAAATTGCCCTATTCTAGCTAATTTAAATTTATAAAAGCTTTAACGCTATCTAAGTAGTTTAAAGGCCACTTTTAGGTCAAGCAACCCCTCATAGTAGGCTTTCCCAACTATTACGCCACTAATCTCATTTGTGGCTTTTAGCATCAAAATATCATTTATATCACTCACGCCACCACTTGCTATCGTCTCGAGCTTACTATTTCTAGCTATTTGCAAGCTAAACTCAACATTAACTCCGCCAAGCATTCCATCCTTATTAATATCGGTGCAAATCACAGCTTCTACACCCACATCTGCAAATTTTCTTGCAAGATCAACTGCTTTTATATTTGAGATCTCACCCCAACCTTGCACGGCCACATAGCCATCTTTTGCGTCAATGCCAACTACAACTCTATAAATTTCAGCCATTTTTGCTGTAAATTCTGGATCCCTAAGAGCTACTGAGCCAAGGATCACTCTGCTAACTCCAAG from Campylobacter concisus carries:
- a CDS encoding 2-isopropylmalate synthase, whose translation is MDKNKIIIFDTTLRDGEQSPGASMNTAEKLQIALQLERLGVDVMEAGFAAASPGDFDAVNQIAKQASNITVCSLARAVERDIKAAGEALAPAKNKRIHTFIATSPIHMEYKLKMSPDEVIKRAIESIKYAKTFCDDVEFSCEDACRSEMSFLKEICDAAINAGAKTLNIPDTVGYLYPEEITARISEIVKFVGDRAIISVHNHNDLGMATANSLAAIKAGARQVEGTINGIGERAGNAALEEIVMAIKTRQDVFAPFYTDIISKEIYPTSRLIASIIGIEPQPNKAIVGKNAFAHESGIHQDGVLKHKETYEIISAESIGLEKNSLVLGKHSGRHAFKDKLASLGFDLDSDALNKAFEKFKELADKKKEIFDDDIRALVAEEITKIPQAYEITALLQSSGGSLASASISIKHNDEIISDSALGNGTADAIFKVVDRISGISGTLKDYKVASVSQGKDALAKVDVKVEFEGKTAVIGHGLDIDTMMASAKAYVGALNSYLRIHKN
- the pssA gene encoding CDP-diacylglycerol--serine O-phosphatidyltransferase, translated to MNNIQKMQLMYILPNLFTAASAFLGVISIISSIQGNYFKAIIYIILSLILDGLDGRVARLTKTTSKFGVEFDSLADLVAFGVAPAILFYLTIGKNFGRFGALIAAMFVVFGAIRLARFNVTTGTYEPNVFIGLPIPSAAIVSVLWVGIYIDYTFLEGFEWCLMLLEATLAALMVSNIRYPSFKKINLKQTHVIRILVALVVAFSMLYLYPFESATLVMSVYMLYGIVRATIMFSKNSKKKESE
- a CDS encoding phosphatidylserine decarboxylase; the protein is MSGYIAKAGYKFILFFLILFVLSLLFGILPLFFAILFFLSLYFFRDPEREPFSDDKLALLSPIDGKIKEISASNFDNNEVAKIVIKKSFFDVGTLRAVSDVKVAEIRKRHGLFLCQAMKISEFLNERAIIRFEKENIKFVMKIIAGAFSRSLEISNVTSLKASRKFGFLGSGEVILYLPRDTKICVSVGESVKAASLLGYFEEGKRDE
- the ftsH gene encoding ATP-dependent zinc metalloprotease FtsH, translating into MNNQNNNQNNGNNNGFFNKNPIFIFAIFAIVIVLAFRSFSGDGLGGSFGLNSNAQSKMVAYSEFKDMLKNKQLNEVAISETTIKGIGSDKTIYLAKRINDPTLIGILEQNGITYSVYSENNWFGDLIFSWIIPVFIFFAIWMFIASRMQKNIGGGILGIGSAKKLINSEKPKVKFDDVAGVEEAKEEVQEIVDYLKSPDKYLRLGAKIPKGILLVGPPGTGKTLLARAVAGEASVPFFSMSASSFIEMFVGVGASRVRDLFENAKKEAPAIVFIDEIDAIGKSRNSGPMGGNDEREQTLNQLLSEMDGFDADKSPVIVIAATNRPEVLDAALLRPGRFDRQVLVDKPDFKGRCDILKVHMKDVKIGKDVNIEDIARLTTGLAGADLENIINEAALLAGRKSKTFVEQADLVEAVERSIAGLEKKSRRVNPKEKRIVTYHECGHALIAELTKGAKRVTKVSVVPRGLAALGYTLNTPEENKFMMQKHELIAEVDVLLAGRAAEEVFIKEISTGASNDLERATDIIKAMVSMYGMSDVAGLMVLEKQRATFLNGGQSIKDYSDKMAEKVDEFVKTLLHERYTAVLGLLEIYKGAIENMVSALYEEETIEGKRVREIIKNYEIENSLESRLVETEEDEKSKKEE
- a CDS encoding 50S ribosomal protein L11 methyltransferase; this translates as MKDKFYELSIKTSNFYDEILELVFSFGVTCVEELDHEIIIREEYDLKDIAWGIEEYAKGLSSVRKISNDLKISLNLKENKDWLGEYKKAVKPILVDKIYVRPSWEEPLNGVTNIIIDPALAFGSGHHESTNSCLQLLQKYAKSGNTALDVGCGSGILSIALAKLGCKVNACDTDEQATQSSLSNAELNGIKFNKIWTGSIANLEQKYDIVVANIIADVIFMLSNDLKKSLKKGGYLVLSGILSKYEDRIKDTFKDLELIEIKQSNDWSSFVYKEIDE
- a CDS encoding chemotaxis response regulator CheY — protein: MKILVVDDSSTMRRIIKNTLQRLGHQEILEAEHGLEAWNILTQNEGIEVLITDWNMPEMNGLELVKKVRAEQKYVDMPIIMVTTEGGKAEVITALKAGVNNYIVKPFTPQVLKEKLEDVLG
- the hisA gene encoding 1-(5-phosphoribosyl)-5-[(5-phosphoribosylamino)methylideneamino]imidazole-4-carboxamide isomerase; this translates as MEIFPAIDLKEGQAVRLSKGLMQSAKIYSNEPSELAKKFEDYGAKWLHVVDLDGAFAGETINFKTIEKITKATNLSIQVGGGIRDEERIKRYLDLGVSRVILGSVALRDPEFTAKMAEIYRVVVGIDAKDGYVAVQGWGEISNIKAVDLARKFADVGVEAVICTDINKDGMLGGVNVEFSLQIARNSKLETIASGGVSDINDILMLKATNEISGVIVGKAYYEGLLDLKVAFKLLR